In Prunus dulcis chromosome 2, ALMONDv2, whole genome shotgun sequence, a single genomic region encodes these proteins:
- the LOC117617067 gene encoding quinone oxidoreductase-like has product MGLLPIRPGFQNHRSTQLLCASYPFIPNSIYFSQILSSNKNLSKCLPFTLRTRKSVVRALATESASPAAAKMVKAIRVHELGGPEVLKWEDVEVGEPKEGEVRVKNKAIGLNFVDVYFRKGVYKAATVPYTPGVEACGVVTAVGPGLTGRQVGDLVAYAGQPMGSYAEEQILPANRIVPVPPSIDPTVAASLLLKGMTAQFLLRSCFKVEPGHTVLVHAAAGGVGSLLCQWANALGATVIGTVSTKEKAAQAKEDGCHHVIIYKEEDFVARVKEITSDNGVEVVYDSVGKDTFEGSLACLKTRGYMVSFGQSSGAPDPVPLSAIAVKSLFLTRPRLFNYAVTRDELLGMAGEVFGNVQSGVLRVRVNHTYPLSQAAQAHEDLENRKTSGSVVLIP; this is encoded by the exons ATGGGTCTGCTTCCAATCAGACCAGGATTCCAGAACCATCGTTCAACACAATTGCTGTGTGCTTCATACCCCTTCATTCCAAATTCGATATATTTTTCACAGATTTTGAGCAGCAATAAGAATTTGAGCAAGTGTTTACCCTTTACACTTAGGACCCGTAAATCAGTAGTTAGAGCACTTGCCACTGAATCAGCATCACCAGCAGCAGCAAAGATGGTCAAAGCCATTCGAGTCCATGAGCTTGGTGGACCtgag GTCTTGAAATGGGAAGATGTGGAAGTAGGAGAGCCAAAGGAGGGAGAGGTTCGTGTGAAGAACAAGGCCATTGGGCTTAATTTCGTTGATGTATACTTCCGCAAAGGCGTTTATAAGGCTGCTACAGTCCCCTACACCCCAG GTGTTGAGGCTTGTGGAGTTGTGACAGCTGTGGGACCGGGACTAACAGGCAGGCAAGTTGGAGATCTTGTAGCCTATGCTGGTCAGCCAATGGGCTCATATGCGGAAGAGCAGATCCTTCCTGCAAACAGAATTGTGCCTGTTCCTCCTTCCATTGATCCTACTGTTGCTGCATCCCTCTTGCTCAAGGGTATGACAGCTCAGTTTCTACTACGCAGTTGTTTCAAG GTTGAACCTGGACACACAGTCCTTGTCCATGCAGCAGCTGGTGGAGTTGGATCCCTTTTATGTCAGTGGGCTAATGCCCTTGGTGCCACTGTCATTGGAACTGTATCTACTAAAGAGAAGGCAGCTCAAGCCAAGGAGGATGGATGTCACCATGTCATAATCTATAAGGAAGAGGACTTTGTTGCTCGAGTGAAAGAAATAACATCTGACAATGGGGTGGAGGTTGTTTATGATTCTGTTGGGAAGGATACTTTTGAG GGATCACTGGCATGCTTGAAGACTCGTGGATACATGGTGAGTTTTGGGCAGTCATCAGGTGCGCCAGATCCGGTTCCATTATCAGCCATTGCAGTGAAGTCACTGTTCTTGACTAGGCCTAGACTCTTTAATTACGCTGTAACTCGAGATGAATTGCTAGGGATGGCGGGAGAGGTATTTGGTAATGTTCAATCAGGTGTATTGCGGGTTCGAGTAAATCACACCTACCCATTGTCTCAAGCAGCACAGGCACACGAAGACCTTGAGAATAGGAAAACATCCGGATCTGTTGTGCTTATCCCCTAA